The Caloranaerobacter sp. TR13 genome contains the following window.
TTATTGGACTTAGTTAATGGAAATATAGATAGTTTAAATGATTTTGATATTGAAAAATACTCTATTCTAAACAAAAATCAAATTATACTACTTGTAAGAAAAATAATTGATACGGAATTTAGCCTGTATATGTATAATATAAGTGATAAAAGTTATGAAAAAATATCCGACACAATATCAAAAAATACGTTTTATAATAGTAATGTTAAACGGATTTTTATTGATATTAATCCTTCATTTCATAGTGGAGTCAATAGTAAAATCTATGCTATCGATTTGGAAAATTGAAAACAATTTAAGAGCAGCCTGTGCTGCTCCTTTTTATCTACCTTTTAAATTTTTTCCTTAATTTCATAAGCGGACTTTCTATTTCCTTAACTACAAATGAATAAGTCGAATATCTCGGAATTGTCAAAATTCCTAGTTTTCTTATTCCGTACTTATAATCCATGTATTCTTTAGTTTGATATTCTCCATTTCTATCTATATATTCTATCCATATGTACGTTGGATAATTTGATAAAATGTATTCGATTTCATCCTTACTATTCACTCTATTCCCATTAACTGAAGTTATTATATCACCTGATTTTAATCCTATCTTTTCTGCAATTCCATCTGGCATTACATCTAAAATTTTAACTCCAAATTCCGGACATTCAAATTTAGCTTTTCCGCTTTTTTCCTTAGATCTACCTATCTGTATCAAACCTTCATGGGCTAAAGTCCCAAACAGTGCAGCTATGTATTTGAAAACATATATATAAGTTGATACAACAGATAATATTATTAATAAAATACTATATATAAACAAGTTCCTAGAAGATTCTTTTACTTTATTTTCAGGATAGTCAGTAATCGCCATATCACCATATCCTAAAGCTGCAACAACTCCTATCATCATATATATTATATTGTCTGCATTTAAAGATACATTCTCAGGTTTAAATAAAGGCCACCAATTAGGCATATTTACACCATTACTACTAACCATTTCTCCAACTGTCAATAATACTATAAAGGGGATAGGCCAGAATCTCATCATGTTAAATCCGCCTACTATTTTTTTATTTCTCTCAACAAATATTGGTATTTTAGTTGAATCCCCATCTACTAAAATTAAAAAACTTTCTATCAAATGTAATATACCAACAATAGCCATTATACTTGATACATTAACCCTTGGATAACCAAATAATAAATATGATAAAGATATAATACCTCCAGCATATGAAAAACAAATAAATCGTGGATGAGTTAACATTAAAATAACTGCTAATAAAAATATGTATTTAAAATCGTTAGCCTGTATTGTAACTCCTAATAAAATAATGATTAAACTACCTAAAATACCACCTAAAGTACCCTTTACCATAGAAGAAAATACTCTCATACGATTTGATTTTTTGTTTATGCCTAATATATTTTTTTCCATTTTACCAATCTTTTTATATTGAAAATATAATAAAACTATTATCCCCCAATATATTGGATTAAAAAACACTTGTAGTAGTGATAATGCTGATAAATATAATACCTCTATAATTTTCATCATAAAAAACACTCCAATACCAAATATCTATTCCCATATAGATAATAGCCATTAGAATAACTAATGGCTATTTTTTCAATTTTGACTTGATTATTTCTATAGCTTTCTGTAGCTGCACGTCTTCTTTGATATTATCTACTCCTATCTTCTGTACATTCTCAGGAAGCTCAATAATAACATCTGGAGTTATTCCTATACCATGGATATTTGTACCACTAGGTGTAAAATATTCTGAAACTGTTAACTTAAATCCAGACCCATCACTTAATGGCTTTATCCTTTGAACTATTCCTTTACCAAAAGTTTTAGTACCTACTAAAATTCCTGTTTTAGTATCTTTTATAGCACCCGCTAATATCTCTGAAGCACTCGCGCTTCCACCGTTTACAAGCAGTACTAAAGGTAAACCCAATTTCTTAGAATCAGATTTTAAATACTCTCTTTCTTTATTTTTTGTTTCAGTATAAACAATAACTCCTTCTCCCATAAGTTCATCTGCTATCTGTGCACATTCGCTTAATAATCCACCTGGGTTATTTCTCAAATCTATAATTAATCCTTTCATTCCTTTATCTTTAAGATTATCTAGATGTTTTTTGAAGTCATCATAAGTCAATTCATCAAAAGATACTATCCTAATATAACCAATTTTGTTTTTCAACATTCTTGATTTTACTGTTTTTAGCCTTATTTCTTCTCTAACTATATTTAAATCAATAAATTTTTTATTTCCATCTTTATCTGTTCTAAGAATAGTAATTTTTACACTAGTACCTGGTTTTCCTTTCATCAATTTAACTGCATCATCCATTTTATCAGCAGTAAATTCTTTTCCGTTTACTTTAATTATCTTGTCACCTGTTTTTATTCCTGCTCTCTCTCCAGGAGTATCTTCTATAGGTGATACTACAGTAATTAAGTTGTCTTTTCCAGGAGTTACTATTACACCGATTCCCTGATAAGTTCCTTTTGTATGTTCCATAAAATCAGCAAACTCTTCTTTAGTCATATATACTGAATAAGGGTCCCCTAGAGCCTCGAACATACCTTTTAACTGCCCTTCTAATAAATCCTGTTCGTCTACATCTTTTAAATAATTTTTCTCAATAAAATTCTCGAGTGCTATAGCTTTACTATATTTCTCATAAGTTGTTACCAAATCCTCATAGTAGTCTTTTGTAATTACAACTTTATCCTTTATTGTAATCTGAATCATATTACTAATAGTAAAAGTTAATAAACTTGAAAGTATAGCAATTATAACAGCTCCATACAATGCCTTTCTTCTTGTTATCATCAATATTTCACCTCGTAAAATATTCTAGTATTTTATTTTATTAAACATATGTAAACATTATACCACCATAGACTGTTTTTTTCAAAAAGTTAAATAAGCAAGTGTATCCACTTGCTTATTTGCCTTTTACCCATGGTAATGGATTTATAACTTTACCATTTCTTCTTACCTCGAAATGTAAGTGTGGACCAGTTGAATATCCTGTACTCCCTGCTCTAGATATAACTTGTCCCTTTTTAACTTTTTGGCCTTTCTTAACCAATAGTCGAGAGTTATGTGCATACAATGTTGAAATTCCTCCACCATGATCTATCCAAACTGCTTTACCATACCCACCAAGCCATCCAGCATACTGAACAACACCATCGTTAGCTGCTACTACTTTACCACCTAGAGGAACTGCTATATCTAGACCTGTATGAAGTTTCTTTTTCTTTAAAATTGGATGCATTCTATAACCGAAATATGAAGTTATTCTATAATAACCTGGTGCTGGCCATAACATCTTACCACCAGCATATTTAGCAGCTATTTGCTTTTTCCTTATTTCAGCTTCTAATTTCTTTGATAGCTTAACCAATTCATCTTCTTGCTTTTCAAGCTCCTTAATATTTTTCTTTAATTCCTTCATCATACTTTCTTTTGCTCTAGTAGCAACTAACAGCTGAT
Protein-coding sequences here:
- a CDS encoding S41 family peptidase; translation: MITRRKALYGAVIIAILSSLLTFTISNMIQITIKDKVVITKDYYEDLVTTYEKYSKAIALENFIEKNYLKDVDEQDLLEGQLKGMFEALGDPYSVYMTKEEFADFMEHTKGTYQGIGVIVTPGKDNLITVVSPIEDTPGERAGIKTGDKIIKVNGKEFTADKMDDAVKLMKGKPGTSVKITILRTDKDGNKKFIDLNIVREEIRLKTVKSRMLKNKIGYIRIVSFDELTYDDFKKHLDNLKDKGMKGLIIDLRNNPGGLLSECAQIADELMGEGVIVYTETKNKEREYLKSDSKKLGLPLVLLVNGGSASASEILAGAIKDTKTGILVGTKTFGKGIVQRIKPLSDGSGFKLTVSEYFTPSGTNIHGIGITPDVIIELPENVQKIGVDNIKEDVQLQKAIEIIKSKLKK
- a CDS encoding PDZ domain-containing protein gives rise to the protein MMKIIEVLYLSALSLLQVFFNPIYWGIIVLLYFQYKKIGKMEKNILGINKKSNRMRVFSSMVKGTLGGILGSLIIILLGVTIQANDFKYIFLLAVILMLTHPRFICFSYAGGIISLSYLLFGYPRVNVSSIMAIVGILHLIESFLILVDGDSTKIPIFVERNKKIVGGFNMMRFWPIPFIVLLTVGEMVSSNGVNMPNWWPLFKPENVSLNADNIIYMMIGVVAALGYGDMAITDYPENKVKESSRNLFIYSILLIILSVVSTYIYVFKYIAALFGTLAHEGLIQIGRSKEKSGKAKFECPEFGVKILDVMPDGIAEKIGLKSGDIITSVNGNRVNSKDEIEYILSNYPTYIWIEYIDRNGEYQTKEYMDYKYGIRKLGILTIPRYSTYSFVVKEIESPLMKLRKKFKR